A part of Vibrio sp. B1FLJ16 genomic DNA contains:
- a CDS encoding ABC transporter permease produces MYGLYWTAFRSLLGKEVTRFSRIWVQTLVPPAITMTLYFIIFGNLIGSRIGEMSGFTYMEYIVPGLIMMSVITNSYSNVASSFFSAKLQKNIEELLVAPVPNYVIIMGYVMGGVTRGLLVGAIVTCVSLLFVDLQVEHWGIIVATVFMTSVVFALGGLINAVYAKTFDDISIIPTFVLTPLTYLGGVFYSISLLPEFWQGVSKINPIVYMVNAFRYGFLGVSDVGIVTSFSVLTVFVVVLYAIAHYLVTKGIGLRS; encoded by the coding sequence ATGTACGGATTATATTGGACCGCATTTCGCAGTTTGCTGGGCAAAGAAGTCACCCGTTTCTCGCGTATCTGGGTACAGACACTGGTTCCGCCGGCGATTACCATGACACTTTATTTCATCATTTTCGGTAACTTAATTGGTTCCCGAATTGGTGAAATGAGCGGTTTTACCTATATGGAATACATCGTTCCCGGCCTGATTATGATGTCAGTGATCACTAACTCTTATTCCAACGTTGCCTCATCTTTCTTCAGCGCTAAGCTACAGAAAAACATTGAAGAGTTGCTGGTTGCCCCTGTACCTAACTATGTGATCATCATGGGTTATGTAATGGGTGGTGTTACCCGTGGTTTGTTGGTCGGTGCGATCGTCACCTGTGTTTCTCTGTTGTTTGTGGATCTGCAGGTGGAGCATTGGGGGATCATTGTTGCGACGGTATTTATGACCTCAGTTGTGTTTGCACTTGGCGGTTTAATTAACGCGGTATACGCAAAAACGTTTGATGATATTTCCATCATCCCAACCTTTGTTTTAACTCCTCTGACTTACCTCGGCGGGGTGTTTTATTCGATCAGCTTACTGCCTGAGTTCTGGCAGGGTGTGTCTAAAATCAATCCGATCGTCTATATGGTTAATGCGTTCCGTTACGGCTTCTTAGGTGTATCAGATGTGGGTATTGTGACTTCATTCAGCGTACTCACTGTATTTGTCGTTGTGCTGTATGCGATCGCACACTATCTGGTGACGAAAGGCATTGGTCTGCGTTCATAA
- a CDS encoding ABC transporter ATP-binding protein → MYALEIEQLRKTYAGGFEALKGISLQVQKGDFYALLGPNGAGKSTTIGIIASLVNKTSGTTKVFGYDIDTDLELAKQNLGLVPQEFNFNQFETVEQIVIQQAGYYGVPKGLAKERAEKYLKKLDLWEKRAERARNLSGGMKRRLMIARALMHEPKLLILDEPTAGVDIELRRSMWDFLKEINKEQGITIILTTHYLEEAEMLCRNIGIINRGELIENTTMKSLLGKLSVETFILDIECDGEVPELTGVNRQSLVEGSLEIELDKSQGLNSVFSQLTEHGIKVLSMRNKANRLEELFVSIVREGSK, encoded by the coding sequence ATGTACGCATTAGAAATCGAACAGCTTCGCAAGACGTATGCAGGCGGATTTGAGGCGTTAAAAGGCATCAGTCTACAAGTTCAAAAAGGTGACTTTTACGCGCTTCTTGGCCCAAACGGGGCAGGGAAATCCACCACAATCGGCATTATCGCTTCTCTCGTTAATAAGACTTCAGGAACCACTAAAGTTTTTGGTTACGACATTGATACCGATCTTGAATTAGCCAAACAGAACTTAGGTCTTGTACCTCAGGAATTTAACTTCAACCAGTTTGAAACCGTTGAGCAGATCGTTATCCAGCAAGCCGGTTATTACGGCGTACCAAAAGGGCTAGCGAAAGAGCGCGCAGAAAAGTACCTCAAGAAGCTTGATCTGTGGGAAAAGCGCGCAGAGCGTGCCCGAAATCTGTCTGGTGGTATGAAGCGTCGTTTGATGATTGCCCGTGCTCTTATGCATGAACCGAAACTGTTGATCCTTGATGAGCCTACTGCCGGTGTTGACATCGAATTACGCCGCTCGATGTGGGATTTTCTTAAAGAGATCAATAAGGAGCAGGGGATCACTATTATCCTGACCACCCACTATTTAGAAGAAGCCGAAATGCTGTGTCGCAATATCGGCATCATTAATCGTGGTGAGCTGATTGAAAACACGACAATGAAATCACTTCTTGGAAAGTTGAGCGTTGAAACTTTCATTCTTGATATTGAATGCGATGGTGAAGTACCAGAACTGACTGGGGTAAATCGCCAGAGCCTGGTGGAAGGTTCACTTGAGATTGAGCTGGATAAGAGCCAAGGCTTGAACTCAGTATTTAGTCAGCTTACTGAACATGGTATCAAAGTATTGTCGATGCGAAACAAAGCTAACCGACTGGAAGAGCTGTTCGTAAGTATTGTCAGAGAAGGGAGCAAGTAA
- a CDS encoding SulP family inorganic anion transporter has protein sequence MFGSRFENINLKGDIFGGVTTAIISLPLALAFGVASGAGAEAGLWGAIMVGLFAALFGGSNTLISEPTGPMTVIMTAVLTSMMVKYPETGMAMTFTVVMMAGAFQILLGTLKLGKYVTLMPYSVISGFMSGIGVILIILQLSPLLGHAAPAGGVLGTLSALPETISNLKFSELFLGLLTLAILFLFPKQYRKYVPAQLVALVAVTLLSVILFDTDDIRRIGEIPAGLPSLVAPHINPDMFVEMVIDALVLGTLGCIDTLLTAVIGDSLTRKEHDSDKELRGQGIANMIAGLFGALPGAGATMGTVTNIQVGARSPLSGVVRALMLALVVLVAGGLTEPIPMAVLAGIAVYVGFNILDWSFIQRAHKVSFSGMAVMYGVMLLTVFVDLIVAVGLGVFISNIIIIERLSREQARQVKAISDADEDDVPLTDSERGLLDRANGTVLFFYLSGPMIFSVSKAISRQHSSIADYEAMILDLTDVPMIDVTVGLALENAIKDALDANCEVYLLCPNQRTREQLEKFHVIDLVPDDNIYGFRYEALNAAVSHVEKAQYQRITA, from the coding sequence GTGTTCGGTAGTCGTTTCGAAAATATCAATTTAAAAGGGGATATATTTGGCGGGGTAACCACGGCAATTATCTCTCTCCCTTTGGCTTTAGCTTTCGGTGTCGCTTCTGGAGCGGGTGCTGAGGCTGGTCTCTGGGGGGCAATCATGGTCGGTTTGTTTGCTGCTCTCTTTGGTGGTTCAAATACCTTAATCTCCGAGCCGACCGGACCAATGACCGTTATCATGACGGCGGTACTGACCAGTATGATGGTCAAATACCCTGAAACGGGCATGGCCATGACGTTTACGGTTGTGATGATGGCGGGGGCATTTCAGATTTTACTTGGCACTCTGAAGCTAGGTAAATATGTTACTTTGATGCCTTACAGCGTTATCTCCGGATTTATGTCAGGTATCGGCGTTATCCTGATTATACTTCAGCTGTCACCATTGCTGGGGCATGCCGCACCCGCAGGCGGAGTTCTAGGGACGTTATCAGCACTACCGGAAACCATTTCTAATCTCAAATTCAGTGAGTTGTTTTTGGGCTTGCTGACGTTAGCCATTTTATTCTTATTCCCTAAACAATATAGAAAGTACGTGCCAGCTCAGTTGGTTGCATTGGTTGCCGTCACTTTGCTCTCAGTGATTCTGTTTGATACCGATGATATCCGCCGTATTGGCGAAATCCCTGCTGGTTTACCTTCGTTAGTCGCACCACATATCAATCCGGATATGTTTGTTGAAATGGTCATTGATGCATTGGTTTTGGGTACGCTTGGCTGTATTGATACCTTGCTGACCGCGGTTATCGGTGACTCACTAACGCGTAAAGAACACGACTCTGATAAGGAGCTTCGCGGTCAGGGTATAGCAAATATGATTGCTGGTCTGTTTGGTGCCCTTCCAGGCGCGGGTGCAACCATGGGAACAGTAACCAACATTCAGGTTGGTGCTCGTTCGCCATTATCGGGTGTAGTTCGTGCGCTTATGCTTGCGTTAGTTGTGCTTGTAGCTGGTGGTTTGACGGAGCCGATTCCAATGGCGGTACTGGCCGGTATTGCTGTCTATGTCGGTTTTAACATTCTCGACTGGAGTTTTATTCAGCGTGCTCATAAGGTCAGTTTTTCGGGAATGGCCGTGATGTATGGTGTGATGTTATTGACGGTATTTGTTGATCTGATTGTCGCCGTCGGTCTTGGCGTATTCATTTCCAATATCATTATTATCGAGCGCTTGAGCCGGGAGCAGGCGCGTCAGGTAAAAGCCATCAGTGATGCGGATGAGGATGACGTACCTTTAACGGACAGTGAGAGGGGATTACTGGATCGTGCCAATGGTACAGTATTGTTCTTTTATCTCTCTGGACCGATGATCTTCAGCGTGTCAAAGGCGATTTCGCGCCAGCATTCTAGTATTGCAGATTACGAAGCGATGATTTTGGATCTTACGGATGTTCCAATGATCGATGTGACGGTAGGTCTTGCCCTGGAAAACGCGATTAAAGACGCGCTAGACGCTAATTGTGAAGTGTATCTGCTGTGTCCGAATCAGCGTACTCGAGAACAGTTGGAAAAATTCCATGTGATCGATCTGGTGCCTGACGACAATATTTACGGGTTCCGCTACGAAGCTTTAAATGCGGCGGTGTCTCATGTAGAAAAGGCACAGTACCAACGAATTACAGCGTAA
- the can gene encoding carbonate dehydratase gives MPEIKKLFENNSKWSDEIKSERPEYFTKLAEGQKPDFLWIGCSDSRVPAERLTGLFSGELFVHRNVANQVIHTDLNCLSVVQYAVDVLKVKHIIVCGHYGCGGVNAAIDNPQLGLINNWLLHIRDLYFKHRTYLDQMPLEDRSDKLGEINVAEQVYNLGNSTIMQNAWERGQDVEIHGVVYGIEDGRLEYLGIRSNSKETVEESYQKAMATILNTDNKLLCR, from the coding sequence ATGCCGGAAATTAAAAAACTATTCGAGAATAATTCAAAATGGTCAGACGAAATCAAATCTGAACGACCAGAATATTTTACTAAGTTAGCAGAGGGTCAAAAGCCCGACTTTCTTTGGATTGGTTGTTCCGATAGCCGCGTACCAGCAGAGCGTTTAACCGGTCTGTTCTCTGGTGAATTATTTGTTCACCGTAATGTTGCAAACCAAGTCATCCACACAGACCTCAACTGCCTTTCAGTTGTTCAATATGCTGTAGACGTACTTAAAGTAAAACACATCATAGTATGTGGTCACTACGGCTGTGGTGGTGTTAACGCTGCTATTGATAACCCGCAACTCGGTCTTATCAACAACTGGTTGCTGCACATTCGTGATCTTTACTTCAAGCATCGTACGTACCTTGACCAAATGCCGCTTGAAGATCGCAGCGATAAACTTGGTGAGATAAACGTTGCGGAGCAAGTGTATAACCTAGGTAACTCAACCATTATGCAAAATGCATGGGAACGAGGACAGGATGTTGAAATTCATGGCGTCGTTTACGGTATTGAAGATGGCCGTTTAGAGTATCTGGGTATCCGTTCTAACTCTAAAGAAACCGTTGAAGAGTCGTACCAGAAAGCGATGGCGACGATTTTAAACACCGATAACAAGCTGTTGTGTCGCTAA
- the hpt gene encoding hypoxanthine phosphoribosyltransferase, protein MKHTIEVMISEQEVQDRIRELGKQITERYQGSEDLVLVGLLRGSFVFMADLARAIDLTHQVDFMTASSYGNTMESSRDVRILKDLDDDIKGKDVLLVEDIIDTGNTLNKIREILSLREPKSIAICTLLDKPSRREVNVPVDWIGFEIPDEFVVGVGIDYAQKYRHLPYIGKVVPQE, encoded by the coding sequence ATGAAACACACAATAGAAGTCATGATCTCTGAGCAAGAAGTACAGGATCGAATTCGTGAGTTAGGCAAACAAATTACAGAGCGCTACCAAGGCAGCGAAGACCTTGTTTTGGTTGGCTTATTACGTGGTTCATTTGTATTTATGGCTGATTTGGCTCGCGCTATTGACCTGACTCACCAAGTTGATTTCATGACCGCATCAAGCTATGGCAACACAATGGAAAGCTCTCGTGATGTACGTATCCTGAAAGACCTAGACGACGACATTAAAGGTAAAGATGTCCTGCTTGTTGAAGATATTATTGATACAGGTAACACGCTGAACAAGATTCGCGAAATTTTGTCTCTTCGTGAGCCAAAGTCTATCGCAATTTGTACTCTACTGGATAAGCCATCACGACGTGAAGTTAACGTACCGGTTGATTGGATCGGTTTTGAAATTCCAGATGAGTTTGTCGTTGGCGTAGGTATTGATTACGCTCAGAAATACCGTCACCTACCATATATCGGTAAAGTTGTTCCTCAAGAATAA
- a CDS encoding LuxR/HapR/OpaR family quorum-sensing transcriptional regulator, with product MDSIAKRARTRLSPIKRKQQLMEIAIEVFARRGIGRGGHADIAEIAQVSVATVFNYFPTREDLVDEVLNHVVRQFSNFLSDNIDLDLHARDNIANITNAMIELVNQDCHWLKVWFEWSASTRDEVWPLFVSTNRTNQLLVQNMFIKAIERGEICNKHQPEHLTNLFHGICYSLFVQANRFKGEDELKHLVNSYLDMLCIYDRVK from the coding sequence ATGGACTCAATTGCAAAGAGAGCCCGTACTAGGCTTTCCCCTATCAAACGTAAGCAACAACTCATGGAAATCGCGATCGAAGTGTTTGCTCGTCGTGGCATTGGTCGAGGTGGTCATGCTGACATTGCAGAAATCGCTCAAGTATCTGTTGCTACTGTTTTTAACTATTTCCCAACCCGGGAAGATCTTGTTGATGAAGTGCTGAACCATGTAGTACGTCAGTTCTCGAACTTTTTATCAGACAATATAGATCTCGATCTTCACGCTCGCGATAATATTGCTAATATCACTAACGCAATGATCGAGCTGGTAAATCAGGATTGTCACTGGCTGAAAGTTTGGTTTGAATGGAGTGCATCTACACGTGATGAAGTGTGGCCGCTATTCGTTTCAACTAACCGCACTAATCAGCTACTTGTACAGAACATGTTCATCAAAGCAATTGAGCGTGGTGAAATCTGTAACAAGCATCAACCAGAACATTTGACCAACCTATTCCACGGTATTTGCTACTCACTGTTTGTTCAGGCAAATCGATTTAAAGGTGAAGATGAACTGAAACACCTCGTCAATTCTTACCTAGATATGCTCTGTATTTACGATCGAGTTAAGTAA
- the lpdA gene encoding dihydrolipoyl dehydrogenase → MSKEIKAQVVVLGSGPAGYSAAFRCADLGLETVLVERYSTLGGVCLNVGCIPSKALLHVSKVIEEAKAMADHGVVFGEPQTDINKIRIWKEKVVNQLTGGLGGMAKMRNVTVVNGYGKFTGPNSILVEGEGESTVVNFDNAIVAAGSRPIKLPFIPHEDPRIWDSTDALELKEVPEKLLIMGGGIIGLEMGTVYHSLGSKVEVVEMFDQVIPAADKDIVKVYTKRIKDKFKLMLETKVTAVEAKEDGIYVSMEGKKAPAEAERYDAVLVAIGRVPNGKLIDGEKAGLEIDERGFINVDKQMRTNVPHIFAIGDIVGQPMLAHKGVHEGHVAAEVISGKKHYFDPKVIPSIAYTEPEVAWVGKTEKEAKEEGIKYEVATFPWAASGRAIASDCSDGMTKLIFDKETHRVIGGAIVGTNGGELLGEIGLAIEMGCDAEDIALTIHAHPTLHESVGLAAEVFEGSITDLPNKKAVKKK, encoded by the coding sequence ATGAGCAAAGAAATTAAAGCCCAAGTTGTTGTACTTGGTTCTGGTCCTGCTGGTTACTCCGCGGCATTCCGTTGTGCGGATCTAGGTCTTGAAACTGTACTAGTTGAACGTTACAGCACTCTAGGCGGTGTGTGTCTGAACGTGGGTTGTATCCCATCTAAAGCACTTCTTCACGTTTCTAAAGTTATTGAAGAAGCGAAAGCAATGGCTGACCACGGCGTTGTTTTTGGTGAACCGCAAACTGATATCAACAAGATCCGTATCTGGAAAGAGAAAGTTGTTAACCAACTGACTGGCGGTCTTGGCGGTATGGCTAAGATGCGTAACGTAACAGTTGTTAACGGTTACGGTAAGTTCACAGGCCCTAACTCTATCCTTGTAGAAGGTGAAGGCGAGTCGACAGTTGTTAACTTTGACAACGCAATCGTAGCTGCTGGCTCTCGTCCAATCAAACTGCCATTTATCCCGCATGAAGACCCACGTATTTGGGACTCTACTGATGCTCTTGAACTGAAAGAAGTGCCAGAAAAACTACTTATCATGGGTGGTGGTATCATCGGTCTGGAAATGGGTACGGTTTACCACTCTCTGGGTTCTAAAGTTGAAGTTGTTGAGATGTTTGACCAGGTAATCCCTGCTGCAGACAAAGATATCGTCAAGGTTTACACCAAGCGTATCAAAGACAAGTTCAAGCTAATGCTGGAAACGAAAGTAACGGCAGTTGAAGCGAAAGAAGACGGTATTTACGTTTCAATGGAAGGCAAGAAAGCACCTGCAGAAGCAGAGCGCTACGATGCAGTTCTTGTTGCTATCGGTCGTGTACCAAACGGTAAACTAATCGACGGTGAAAAAGCGGGTCTGGAAATTGACGAGCGCGGCTTCATCAACGTTGATAAGCAAATGCGTACTAACGTTCCTCATATCTTCGCAATCGGTGACATCGTTGGCCAACCAATGCTTGCTCACAAAGGTGTGCACGAAGGTCACGTAGCGGCTGAAGTTATCTCTGGTAAGAAGCACTACTTTGACCCTAAAGTTATCCCTTCAATCGCATACACTGAGCCAGAAGTGGCTTGGGTTGGTAAGACTGAGAAAGAAGCGAAAGAAGAAGGCATCAAGTACGAAGTGGCAACATTCCCATGGGCAGCATCAGGTCGTGCAATCGCATCTGACTGTTCAGACGGTATGACTAAGCTAATCTTCGACAAAGAAACTCATCGCGTAATTGGTGGTGCTATCGTTGGTACTAACGGTGGTGAACTGCTAGGCGAAATCGGTCTTGCAATCGAGATGGGTTGTGATGCTGAAGATATCGCTCTGACTATCCACGCTCACCCGACTCTACATGAATCTGTAGGTCTGGCTGCTGAAGTCTTCGAAGGTTCTATCACTGACCTTCCAAACAAAAAAGCAGTTAAGAAGAAGTAA